gtattttttaaatatttgtcatAAATTGTTGGTGGGTAAAGTGATCATATTTGATAGTAACATGGTGAAAAATTGCACTCTGCACTCTGCAGGGAAAGTAAGACTCCTGTGCACAGAATGAAAGCGAAACTTTGCAGGTTATTTATACAGTTTCTGCAGGGGCGTCCCAGCAGGAACATGTTGTACTCTGGTTCTCTCTCGTCACTCCTGCCAGATAACAAAGACATccacaaagtgtgtgtgtgtttgttagtaAATCTTGTGTGACGTTTTCTGATCATTTTGCTTCATTTTTGGTTATAACGAGTTACTTGagctcactcacacacagacagagataaTCTGGCACTACATAAAAGTAATGCAATCGAATCAGTTTTGTTGCTGATCTTTCACGTGTCCAAGACACTAATAACCACCAATGCGCCATCCCCCATACTATTACAAGGAAAACAATTTTGGATGTTATTGGTCTGACATCCAGGTCAAATTTTTTTTGTGGGGTTAATAATAAACGATTATTAATTCTTATGTTTAGACTGGCATTTAAAGGCTCAAAATCACGATTTAATGTTTGATCATTTTGATATATCCTCAAGTTAagtgaattattattataaaaatagctgaaaaccATTGTTTATGGCTGATTTTGTGCTTGTACATTTTTGGCCTCAAAGGTGTCAAAAGTGTGCGAAAAAGACACTGGATTTCAAAAATTCCAAAAAAGTTTGGAAAAAATGTAGAAAACTACTATAAGAGGGCATAAGGGCTAAAACcttgtttaataaataaatacatacataataataaaatgtccAAGATAGACAGTATAGCACATTATTaatatttgctttctttttcttttctctttgtgtttagATCACACAGAGGTCAAAGTGAGGTCTGGGCAAAATGTCACTCTACACTGTCAGGGTCCCAGAGGTTTAAATATCACCCTGTTAGAGTGGAGCAAACCTGAGTTCAACTCAGAGAGTTATGTGTTCTTCTTCCAAAACCATCGTTTGTATGAAAACTACCAGCATGAATCCTTTAGAGGCAGAGTGGTGCTGAAAGATCGATCGATGAAAGATGGAGATGTTTCTGTGATTCTGAGGAACGTCAGCATTAACGATACAGGAACATACAGCTGTGAGATTACAACCACGACCAAGGGAAGAGTGGTTCATGAGGTTGTGAACTCCATCAACCTCAAAGTCACAGACTCAGGTGAGTTTTTAGAGGTTCGACTTACAGCTTTTAGAGCACAGCTGTTTATGGAAGA
This region of Pelmatolapia mariae isolate MD_Pm_ZW unplaced genomic scaffold, Pm_UMD_F_2 NODE_ptg000527l+_length_30930_cov_1, whole genome shotgun sequence genomic DNA includes:
- the LOC134623283 gene encoding V-set domain containing T-cell activation inhibitor 1-like isoform X2 — its product is MSSFVVFLSFAFFVTSALEDHTEVKVRSGQNVTLHCQGPRGLNITLLEWSKPEFNSESYVFFFQNHRLYENYQHESFRGRVVLKDRSMKDGDVSVILRNVSINDTGTYSCEITTTTKGRVVHEVVNSINLKVTDSV
- the LOC134623283 gene encoding butyrophilin subfamily 2 member A2-like isoform X1 encodes the protein MSSFVVFLSFAFFVTSALEDHTEVKVRSGQNVTLHCQGPRGLNITLLEWSKPEFNSESYVFFFQNHRLYENYQHESFRGRVVLKDRSMKDGDVSVILRNVSINDTGTYSCEITTTTKGRVVHEVVNSINLKVTDSDEIIKGGEEEDGKNMNKSLPLILAVSVTVAVMICIAVLIIIIPRRTQKENPHINYTSVNSQMNLYQLMRKLCSVST